One Megachile rotundata isolate GNS110a chromosome 5, iyMegRotu1, whole genome shotgun sequence genomic region harbors:
- the LOC100878082 gene encoding uncharacterized protein LOC100878082 isoform X1 encodes MSYSYNKCSSSMSSRGRGFSSRGGSSYRGRGGGGGNEWNSGSTGGNMSSRGGYSSSRGGRFKYSTTSYDSRSKYNSGGSERYSSRGGRGEHSNSYKRPRDSYSGRDDHRSSSDSTRKRMRSDSYQGGGSGSGSQRYSSSYGGSSASTAYDDNKGSSSSAVYEDKRQSERASSYHRSEDRHSASRSYAPPPPPRISEMAPPTQRYTSSRGRISHQSSNYRGRISTRGSGRGGGFHRMSSRSDVIMARKRTLHSLDYRRKLLGSRSRDYIQRVRMTTTKLRRSSGTTRLSGSKKESGSGTSMKDKDREMTKAINAEFSDDDEEDDDNKSNWDDDEKPHERDDDEEEEEEEKKKKDEKRKKEKQDRERPNTEDEEEKEDEMKEDDDDRKHEDDEDDGDDEERDDENDKTDHGRTTGSEELPSRRDGRKFIKLTCPHCTHRSVTFKEYSLHLYSGRHSAAMRRIASRHKATLTRMRVLQRQEQRRVEARDAVRGTLPSRTMFCPICKLNYRSLKAIHQLSDSHRQMKRFLTPFCRTCRMQFRSPMLFETHMCSLEHIKRKSVLKERMNAGNGEAEADSSGPEEDDKEVNLENFMTLDSVGDVDAEEEESPEKKKEKAESEGPNDTEKKPKSKQMIKVGAEYIKRVEVQFCELCKMYLPRSENSERAIALHCSTRSHLKRYVRDNDDKALRRQAERIHLQSSSSTNTITPNAVNSTENAKSPTSSEPPSTNNTLPTPTTDGTDATESSKPIEQKGNVEPEKSMKDSKNGQAEEDDDDDYQGDSSDKLWDDVDKDLGDILRETEAGGKSSDDEDSRYDRFRNSDKKQQHSGKDKDRDNEKNEIDEKESIKKQEVKVKIEKIDM; translated from the exons ATGAGTTATAGCTACAATAAGTGCAG CTCTAGTATGAGCTCTCGTGGCCGTGGATTTAGTTCCCGTGGTGGCAGTTCTTATAGAGGAAGAGGAGGTGGTGGTGGAAATGAATGGAACAGTGGATCAACTGGGGGAAATATGTCTAGCAGAGGAGGTTATTCCTCATCTAGAGGTGGAAGATTTAAATATTCCACTACCAGTTATGATTCTCGTTCAAAATATAATTCTG GAGGTTCTGAAAGATATTCAAGTAGAGGAGGAAGAGGTGAACATTCAAACAGTTACAAAAGACCACGG GATTCTTATTCTGGAAGGGATGATCATCGATCATCAAGTGATTCAACTCGTAAAAGGATGAGAAGTGATTCCTACCAG GGTGGAGGTAGCGGTAGCGGCTCTCAGAGGTATTCTTCATCGTACGGCGGTTCGTCTGCGTCGACTGCGTATGACGATAATAAGGGGTCGTCATCCTCGGCCGTTTACGAGGACAAGAGACAGAGTGAACGTGCTTCGTCATACCATCGTTCAGAGGACCGTCATTCAGCATCACGGAGCTATGCACCTCCACCACCCCCTCGAATAAGCGAAATGGCACCTCCAACTCAGAGATATACCTCGAGCCGAGGGCGAATATCGCATCAAAGCTCAAACTACAGAGGTCGTATTTCAACTCGCGGCAGCGGTAGAGGGGGTGGATTCCATCGCATGAGCTCTCGATCGGACGTCATCATGGCTCGCAAGCGTACTCTGCACTCGCTCGACTATCGACGCAAGCTGCTAGGATCGCGATCGCGAGACTACATCCAGCGTGTGCGCATGACCACAACCAAATTGCGCAGgag TAGCGGTACTACTAGGCTATCCGGAAGTAAAAAGGAGTCAGGATCCGGAACCAGCATGAAGGACAAGGATAGAGAGATGACCAAAGCTATTAACGCTGAATTTTCTGATGACGATGAAGAAgatgatgataataaaagtaattggGATGATGATGAAAAG CCACATGAACGCGATGATGatgaagaagaggaggaggaagagaaaaagaaaaaagatgaaaagagaaagaaggagAAACAGGATCGGGAAAGACCAAATACTGAAGATGAAGAAGAGAAGGAAGATGAAATGAAGGAAGACGATGATGATCGAAAACATGAG GATGACGAAGACGATGGGGATGACGAAGAAAGAGACGATGAAAATGATAAAACTGATCACGGTAGAACTACCGGTTCAGAGGAATTACCTAGTAGAAGAGATGGAAGAAAATTCATTAAGTTGACTTGTCCACACTGTACCCATCGAAGCGTCACATTCAAAGAGTATTCGCTACATTTATATTCGGGCCGTCATAGCGCAGCGATGAGGCGAATCGCATCACGGCATAAAGCAACATTGACCCGTATGCGTGTTTTGCAACGACAAGAACAACGACGCGTGGAGGCCCGTGATGCTGTGCGTGGTACTCTACCTTCTCGCACCATGTTCTGCCCTATTTGTAAACTTAATTACCGTTCCCTTAAAGCAATACATCAGCTATCAGATTCCCATCGTCAAATGAAGCGTTTCCTTACACCGTTTTGCCGTACTTGTCGCATGCAGTTTCGTTCACCGATGCTCTTTGAAACTCACATGTGTTCTTTGGAGCATATTAAG AGAAAAAGTGTATTGAAAGAAAGAATGAATGCGGGCAACGGTGAAGCAGAAGCAGACTCAAGTGGACCCGAAGAAGATGATAAAGAAGTTAATCTTGAGAACTTCATGACTTTGGATTCTGTTGGTGATGTTGACG CAGAAGAGGAAGAATCTCCtgagaagaagaaagagaaagcAGAAAGTGAGGGTCCAAATGACACGGAAAAGAAACCTAAAAGTAAGCAAATGATCAAAGTAGGAGCGGAATACATAAAACGTGTCGAAGTTCAGTTCTGTGAATTGTGTAAAATGTACTTGCCTCGCAGTGAAAACAGTGAAAGGGCGATAGCACTTCATTGTTCGACTAGAAGTCATCTTAAGCG gTATGTTCGTGATAACGATGACAAGGCGTTACGAAGACAAGCTGAAAGAATACATCTACAATCATCGTCATCTACCAATACCATCACACCTAATGCTGTAAATAGCACAGAAAATGCAAAATCTCCAACCAGTTCTGAACCGCCATCCACAAATAATACACTACCAACACCTACAACTGATGGTACCGATGCTACGGAATCTAGTAAGCCGATTGAACAGAAAGGAAATGTTGAGCCTGAGAAAAGTATGAAAGATAGTAAAAATGGACAAGCCGAAgaagatgatgatgatgattatcAAGGCGATAGCAGTGATAAGTTGTGGGATGATGTTGATAAAGATTTGGGTGACATCCTAAGGGAAACAGAAGCAGGAGGTAAATCTAGTGACGACGAAGATTCTCGTTACGATCGTTTCCGTAATTCAGATAAGAAACAACAGCATTCTGGCAAGGATAAGGATAGAGATAATGAAAAGAACGAAATAGACGAGAAAGAAAGTATAAAGAAACAAGAagtgaaagtaaaaattgaaaaaatagatATGTAA
- the LOC100878082 gene encoding uncharacterized protein LOC100878082 isoform X2 — protein MSYSYNKCSSSMSSRGRGFSSRGGSSYRGRGGGGGNEWNSGSTGGNMSSRGGYSSSRGGRFKYSTTSYDSRSKYNSGGSERYSSRGGRGEHSNSYKRPRDSYSGRDDHRSSSDSTRKRMRSDSYQGGGSGSGSQRYSSSYGGSSASTAYDDNKGSSSSAVYEDKRQSERASSYHRSEDRHSASRSYAPPPPPRISEMAPPTQRYTSSRGRISHQSSNYRGRISTRGSGRGGGFHRMSSRSDVIMARKRTLHSLDYRRKLLGSRSRDYIQRVRMTTTKLRRSSGTTRLSGSKKESGSGTSMKDKDREMTKAINAEFSDDDEEDDDNKSNWDDDEKPHERDDDEEEEEEEKKKKDEKRKKEKQDRERPNTEDEEEKEDEMKEDDDDRKHEDDEDDGDDEERDDENDKTDHGRTTGSEELPSRRDGRKFIKLTCPHCTHRSVTFKEYSLHLYSGRHSAAMRRIASRHKATLTRMRVLQRQEQRRVEARDAVRGTLPSRTMFCPICKLNYRSLKAIHQLSDSHRQMKRFLTPFCRTCRMQFRSPMLFETHMCSLEHIKRKSVLKERMNAGNGEAEADSSGPEEDDKEVNLENFMTLDSVGDVDEEEESPEKKKEKAESEGPNDTEKKPKSKQMIKVGAEYIKRVEVQFCELCKMYLPRSENSERAIALHCSTRSHLKRYVRDNDDKALRRQAERIHLQSSSSTNTITPNAVNSTENAKSPTSSEPPSTNNTLPTPTTDGTDATESSKPIEQKGNVEPEKSMKDSKNGQAEEDDDDDYQGDSSDKLWDDVDKDLGDILRETEAGGKSSDDEDSRYDRFRNSDKKQQHSGKDKDRDNEKNEIDEKESIKKQEVKVKIEKIDM, from the exons ATGAGTTATAGCTACAATAAGTGCAG CTCTAGTATGAGCTCTCGTGGCCGTGGATTTAGTTCCCGTGGTGGCAGTTCTTATAGAGGAAGAGGAGGTGGTGGTGGAAATGAATGGAACAGTGGATCAACTGGGGGAAATATGTCTAGCAGAGGAGGTTATTCCTCATCTAGAGGTGGAAGATTTAAATATTCCACTACCAGTTATGATTCTCGTTCAAAATATAATTCTG GAGGTTCTGAAAGATATTCAAGTAGAGGAGGAAGAGGTGAACATTCAAACAGTTACAAAAGACCACGG GATTCTTATTCTGGAAGGGATGATCATCGATCATCAAGTGATTCAACTCGTAAAAGGATGAGAAGTGATTCCTACCAG GGTGGAGGTAGCGGTAGCGGCTCTCAGAGGTATTCTTCATCGTACGGCGGTTCGTCTGCGTCGACTGCGTATGACGATAATAAGGGGTCGTCATCCTCGGCCGTTTACGAGGACAAGAGACAGAGTGAACGTGCTTCGTCATACCATCGTTCAGAGGACCGTCATTCAGCATCACGGAGCTATGCACCTCCACCACCCCCTCGAATAAGCGAAATGGCACCTCCAACTCAGAGATATACCTCGAGCCGAGGGCGAATATCGCATCAAAGCTCAAACTACAGAGGTCGTATTTCAACTCGCGGCAGCGGTAGAGGGGGTGGATTCCATCGCATGAGCTCTCGATCGGACGTCATCATGGCTCGCAAGCGTACTCTGCACTCGCTCGACTATCGACGCAAGCTGCTAGGATCGCGATCGCGAGACTACATCCAGCGTGTGCGCATGACCACAACCAAATTGCGCAGgag TAGCGGTACTACTAGGCTATCCGGAAGTAAAAAGGAGTCAGGATCCGGAACCAGCATGAAGGACAAGGATAGAGAGATGACCAAAGCTATTAACGCTGAATTTTCTGATGACGATGAAGAAgatgatgataataaaagtaattggGATGATGATGAAAAG CCACATGAACGCGATGATGatgaagaagaggaggaggaagagaaaaagaaaaaagatgaaaagagaaagaaggagAAACAGGATCGGGAAAGACCAAATACTGAAGATGAAGAAGAGAAGGAAGATGAAATGAAGGAAGACGATGATGATCGAAAACATGAG GATGACGAAGACGATGGGGATGACGAAGAAAGAGACGATGAAAATGATAAAACTGATCACGGTAGAACTACCGGTTCAGAGGAATTACCTAGTAGAAGAGATGGAAGAAAATTCATTAAGTTGACTTGTCCACACTGTACCCATCGAAGCGTCACATTCAAAGAGTATTCGCTACATTTATATTCGGGCCGTCATAGCGCAGCGATGAGGCGAATCGCATCACGGCATAAAGCAACATTGACCCGTATGCGTGTTTTGCAACGACAAGAACAACGACGCGTGGAGGCCCGTGATGCTGTGCGTGGTACTCTACCTTCTCGCACCATGTTCTGCCCTATTTGTAAACTTAATTACCGTTCCCTTAAAGCAATACATCAGCTATCAGATTCCCATCGTCAAATGAAGCGTTTCCTTACACCGTTTTGCCGTACTTGTCGCATGCAGTTTCGTTCACCGATGCTCTTTGAAACTCACATGTGTTCTTTGGAGCATATTAAG AGAAAAAGTGTATTGAAAGAAAGAATGAATGCGGGCAACGGTGAAGCAGAAGCAGACTCAAGTGGACCCGAAGAAGATGATAAAGAAGTTAATCTTGAGAACTTCATGACTTTGGATTCTGTTGGTGATGTTGACG AAGAGGAAGAATCTCCtgagaagaagaaagagaaagcAGAAAGTGAGGGTCCAAATGACACGGAAAAGAAACCTAAAAGTAAGCAAATGATCAAAGTAGGAGCGGAATACATAAAACGTGTCGAAGTTCAGTTCTGTGAATTGTGTAAAATGTACTTGCCTCGCAGTGAAAACAGTGAAAGGGCGATAGCACTTCATTGTTCGACTAGAAGTCATCTTAAGCG gTATGTTCGTGATAACGATGACAAGGCGTTACGAAGACAAGCTGAAAGAATACATCTACAATCATCGTCATCTACCAATACCATCACACCTAATGCTGTAAATAGCACAGAAAATGCAAAATCTCCAACCAGTTCTGAACCGCCATCCACAAATAATACACTACCAACACCTACAACTGATGGTACCGATGCTACGGAATCTAGTAAGCCGATTGAACAGAAAGGAAATGTTGAGCCTGAGAAAAGTATGAAAGATAGTAAAAATGGACAAGCCGAAgaagatgatgatgatgattatcAAGGCGATAGCAGTGATAAGTTGTGGGATGATGTTGATAAAGATTTGGGTGACATCCTAAGGGAAACAGAAGCAGGAGGTAAATCTAGTGACGACGAAGATTCTCGTTACGATCGTTTCCGTAATTCAGATAAGAAACAACAGCATTCTGGCAAGGATAAGGATAGAGATAATGAAAAGAACGAAATAGACGAGAAAGAAAGTATAAAGAAACAAGAagtgaaagtaaaaattgaaaaaatagatATGTAA
- the LOC100878082 gene encoding uncharacterized protein LOC100878082 isoform X4 translates to MSSRGRGFSSRGGSSYRGRGGGGGNEWNSGSTGGNMSSRGGYSSSRGGRFKYSTTSYDSRSKYNSGGSERYSSRGGRGEHSNSYKRPRDSYSGRDDHRSSSDSTRKRMRSDSYQGGGSGSGSQRYSSSYGGSSASTAYDDNKGSSSSAVYEDKRQSERASSYHRSEDRHSASRSYAPPPPPRISEMAPPTQRYTSSRGRISHQSSNYRGRISTRGSGRGGGFHRMSSRSDVIMARKRTLHSLDYRRKLLGSRSRDYIQRVRMTTTKLRRSSGTTRLSGSKKESGSGTSMKDKDREMTKAINAEFSDDDEEDDDNKSNWDDDEKPHERDDDEEEEEEEKKKKDEKRKKEKQDRERPNTEDEEEKEDEMKEDDDDRKHEDDEDDGDDEERDDENDKTDHGRTTGSEELPSRRDGRKFIKLTCPHCTHRSVTFKEYSLHLYSGRHSAAMRRIASRHKATLTRMRVLQRQEQRRVEARDAVRGTLPSRTMFCPICKLNYRSLKAIHQLSDSHRQMKRFLTPFCRTCRMQFRSPMLFETHMCSLEHIKRKSVLKERMNAGNGEAEADSSGPEEDDKEVNLENFMTLDSVGDVDAEEEESPEKKKEKAESEGPNDTEKKPKSKQMIKVGAEYIKRVEVQFCELCKMYLPRSENSERAIALHCSTRSHLKRYVRDNDDKALRRQAERIHLQSSSSTNTITPNAVNSTENAKSPTSSEPPSTNNTLPTPTTDGTDATESSKPIEQKGNVEPEKSMKDSKNGQAEEDDDDDYQGDSSDKLWDDVDKDLGDILRETEAGGKSSDDEDSRYDRFRNSDKKQQHSGKDKDRDNEKNEIDEKESIKKQEVKVKIEKIDM, encoded by the exons ATGAGCTCTCGTGGCCGTGGATTTAGTTCCCGTGGTGGCAGTTCTTATAGAGGAAGAGGAGGTGGTGGTGGAAATGAATGGAACAGTGGATCAACTGGGGGAAATATGTCTAGCAGAGGAGGTTATTCCTCATCTAGAGGTGGAAGATTTAAATATTCCACTACCAGTTATGATTCTCGTTCAAAATATAATTCTG GAGGTTCTGAAAGATATTCAAGTAGAGGAGGAAGAGGTGAACATTCAAACAGTTACAAAAGACCACGG GATTCTTATTCTGGAAGGGATGATCATCGATCATCAAGTGATTCAACTCGTAAAAGGATGAGAAGTGATTCCTACCAG GGTGGAGGTAGCGGTAGCGGCTCTCAGAGGTATTCTTCATCGTACGGCGGTTCGTCTGCGTCGACTGCGTATGACGATAATAAGGGGTCGTCATCCTCGGCCGTTTACGAGGACAAGAGACAGAGTGAACGTGCTTCGTCATACCATCGTTCAGAGGACCGTCATTCAGCATCACGGAGCTATGCACCTCCACCACCCCCTCGAATAAGCGAAATGGCACCTCCAACTCAGAGATATACCTCGAGCCGAGGGCGAATATCGCATCAAAGCTCAAACTACAGAGGTCGTATTTCAACTCGCGGCAGCGGTAGAGGGGGTGGATTCCATCGCATGAGCTCTCGATCGGACGTCATCATGGCTCGCAAGCGTACTCTGCACTCGCTCGACTATCGACGCAAGCTGCTAGGATCGCGATCGCGAGACTACATCCAGCGTGTGCGCATGACCACAACCAAATTGCGCAGgag TAGCGGTACTACTAGGCTATCCGGAAGTAAAAAGGAGTCAGGATCCGGAACCAGCATGAAGGACAAGGATAGAGAGATGACCAAAGCTATTAACGCTGAATTTTCTGATGACGATGAAGAAgatgatgataataaaagtaattggGATGATGATGAAAAG CCACATGAACGCGATGATGatgaagaagaggaggaggaagagaaaaagaaaaaagatgaaaagagaaagaaggagAAACAGGATCGGGAAAGACCAAATACTGAAGATGAAGAAGAGAAGGAAGATGAAATGAAGGAAGACGATGATGATCGAAAACATGAG GATGACGAAGACGATGGGGATGACGAAGAAAGAGACGATGAAAATGATAAAACTGATCACGGTAGAACTACCGGTTCAGAGGAATTACCTAGTAGAAGAGATGGAAGAAAATTCATTAAGTTGACTTGTCCACACTGTACCCATCGAAGCGTCACATTCAAAGAGTATTCGCTACATTTATATTCGGGCCGTCATAGCGCAGCGATGAGGCGAATCGCATCACGGCATAAAGCAACATTGACCCGTATGCGTGTTTTGCAACGACAAGAACAACGACGCGTGGAGGCCCGTGATGCTGTGCGTGGTACTCTACCTTCTCGCACCATGTTCTGCCCTATTTGTAAACTTAATTACCGTTCCCTTAAAGCAATACATCAGCTATCAGATTCCCATCGTCAAATGAAGCGTTTCCTTACACCGTTTTGCCGTACTTGTCGCATGCAGTTTCGTTCACCGATGCTCTTTGAAACTCACATGTGTTCTTTGGAGCATATTAAG AGAAAAAGTGTATTGAAAGAAAGAATGAATGCGGGCAACGGTGAAGCAGAAGCAGACTCAAGTGGACCCGAAGAAGATGATAAAGAAGTTAATCTTGAGAACTTCATGACTTTGGATTCTGTTGGTGATGTTGACG CAGAAGAGGAAGAATCTCCtgagaagaagaaagagaaagcAGAAAGTGAGGGTCCAAATGACACGGAAAAGAAACCTAAAAGTAAGCAAATGATCAAAGTAGGAGCGGAATACATAAAACGTGTCGAAGTTCAGTTCTGTGAATTGTGTAAAATGTACTTGCCTCGCAGTGAAAACAGTGAAAGGGCGATAGCACTTCATTGTTCGACTAGAAGTCATCTTAAGCG gTATGTTCGTGATAACGATGACAAGGCGTTACGAAGACAAGCTGAAAGAATACATCTACAATCATCGTCATCTACCAATACCATCACACCTAATGCTGTAAATAGCACAGAAAATGCAAAATCTCCAACCAGTTCTGAACCGCCATCCACAAATAATACACTACCAACACCTACAACTGATGGTACCGATGCTACGGAATCTAGTAAGCCGATTGAACAGAAAGGAAATGTTGAGCCTGAGAAAAGTATGAAAGATAGTAAAAATGGACAAGCCGAAgaagatgatgatgatgattatcAAGGCGATAGCAGTGATAAGTTGTGGGATGATGTTGATAAAGATTTGGGTGACATCCTAAGGGAAACAGAAGCAGGAGGTAAATCTAGTGACGACGAAGATTCTCGTTACGATCGTTTCCGTAATTCAGATAAGAAACAACAGCATTCTGGCAAGGATAAGGATAGAGATAATGAAAAGAACGAAATAGACGAGAAAGAAAGTATAAAGAAACAAGAagtgaaagtaaaaattgaaaaaatagatATGTAA
- the LOC100878082 gene encoding uncharacterized protein LOC100878082 isoform X3, which produces MSYSYNKCSSSMSSRGRGFSSRGGSSYRGRGGGGGNEWNSGSTGGNMSSRGGYSSSRGGRFKYSTTSYDSRSKYNSGGSERYSSRGGRGEHSNSYKRPRDSYSGRDDHRSSSDSTRKRMRSDSYQGGGSGSGSQRYSSSYGGSSASTAYDDNKGSSSSAVYEDKRQSERASSYHRSEDRHSASRSYAPPPPPRISEMAPPTQRYTSSRGRISHQSSNYRGRISTRGSGRGGGFHRMSSRSDVIMARKRTLHSLDYRRKLLGSRSRDYIQRVRMTTTKLRRSGTTRLSGSKKESGSGTSMKDKDREMTKAINAEFSDDDEEDDDNKSNWDDDEKPHERDDDEEEEEEEKKKKDEKRKKEKQDRERPNTEDEEEKEDEMKEDDDDRKHEDDEDDGDDEERDDENDKTDHGRTTGSEELPSRRDGRKFIKLTCPHCTHRSVTFKEYSLHLYSGRHSAAMRRIASRHKATLTRMRVLQRQEQRRVEARDAVRGTLPSRTMFCPICKLNYRSLKAIHQLSDSHRQMKRFLTPFCRTCRMQFRSPMLFETHMCSLEHIKRKSVLKERMNAGNGEAEADSSGPEEDDKEVNLENFMTLDSVGDVDAEEEESPEKKKEKAESEGPNDTEKKPKSKQMIKVGAEYIKRVEVQFCELCKMYLPRSENSERAIALHCSTRSHLKRYVRDNDDKALRRQAERIHLQSSSSTNTITPNAVNSTENAKSPTSSEPPSTNNTLPTPTTDGTDATESSKPIEQKGNVEPEKSMKDSKNGQAEEDDDDDYQGDSSDKLWDDVDKDLGDILRETEAGGKSSDDEDSRYDRFRNSDKKQQHSGKDKDRDNEKNEIDEKESIKKQEVKVKIEKIDM; this is translated from the exons ATGAGTTATAGCTACAATAAGTGCAG CTCTAGTATGAGCTCTCGTGGCCGTGGATTTAGTTCCCGTGGTGGCAGTTCTTATAGAGGAAGAGGAGGTGGTGGTGGAAATGAATGGAACAGTGGATCAACTGGGGGAAATATGTCTAGCAGAGGAGGTTATTCCTCATCTAGAGGTGGAAGATTTAAATATTCCACTACCAGTTATGATTCTCGTTCAAAATATAATTCTG GAGGTTCTGAAAGATATTCAAGTAGAGGAGGAAGAGGTGAACATTCAAACAGTTACAAAAGACCACGG GATTCTTATTCTGGAAGGGATGATCATCGATCATCAAGTGATTCAACTCGTAAAAGGATGAGAAGTGATTCCTACCAG GGTGGAGGTAGCGGTAGCGGCTCTCAGAGGTATTCTTCATCGTACGGCGGTTCGTCTGCGTCGACTGCGTATGACGATAATAAGGGGTCGTCATCCTCGGCCGTTTACGAGGACAAGAGACAGAGTGAACGTGCTTCGTCATACCATCGTTCAGAGGACCGTCATTCAGCATCACGGAGCTATGCACCTCCACCACCCCCTCGAATAAGCGAAATGGCACCTCCAACTCAGAGATATACCTCGAGCCGAGGGCGAATATCGCATCAAAGCTCAAACTACAGAGGTCGTATTTCAACTCGCGGCAGCGGTAGAGGGGGTGGATTCCATCGCATGAGCTCTCGATCGGACGTCATCATGGCTCGCAAGCGTACTCTGCACTCGCTCGACTATCGACGCAAGCTGCTAGGATCGCGATCGCGAGACTACATCCAGCGTGTGCGCATGACCACAACCAAATTGCGCAGgag CGGTACTACTAGGCTATCCGGAAGTAAAAAGGAGTCAGGATCCGGAACCAGCATGAAGGACAAGGATAGAGAGATGACCAAAGCTATTAACGCTGAATTTTCTGATGACGATGAAGAAgatgatgataataaaagtaattggGATGATGATGAAAAG CCACATGAACGCGATGATGatgaagaagaggaggaggaagagaaaaagaaaaaagatgaaaagagaaagaaggagAAACAGGATCGGGAAAGACCAAATACTGAAGATGAAGAAGAGAAGGAAGATGAAATGAAGGAAGACGATGATGATCGAAAACATGAG GATGACGAAGACGATGGGGATGACGAAGAAAGAGACGATGAAAATGATAAAACTGATCACGGTAGAACTACCGGTTCAGAGGAATTACCTAGTAGAAGAGATGGAAGAAAATTCATTAAGTTGACTTGTCCACACTGTACCCATCGAAGCGTCACATTCAAAGAGTATTCGCTACATTTATATTCGGGCCGTCATAGCGCAGCGATGAGGCGAATCGCATCACGGCATAAAGCAACATTGACCCGTATGCGTGTTTTGCAACGACAAGAACAACGACGCGTGGAGGCCCGTGATGCTGTGCGTGGTACTCTACCTTCTCGCACCATGTTCTGCCCTATTTGTAAACTTAATTACCGTTCCCTTAAAGCAATACATCAGCTATCAGATTCCCATCGTCAAATGAAGCGTTTCCTTACACCGTTTTGCCGTACTTGTCGCATGCAGTTTCGTTCACCGATGCTCTTTGAAACTCACATGTGTTCTTTGGAGCATATTAAG AGAAAAAGTGTATTGAAAGAAAGAATGAATGCGGGCAACGGTGAAGCAGAAGCAGACTCAAGTGGACCCGAAGAAGATGATAAAGAAGTTAATCTTGAGAACTTCATGACTTTGGATTCTGTTGGTGATGTTGACG CAGAAGAGGAAGAATCTCCtgagaagaagaaagagaaagcAGAAAGTGAGGGTCCAAATGACACGGAAAAGAAACCTAAAAGTAAGCAAATGATCAAAGTAGGAGCGGAATACATAAAACGTGTCGAAGTTCAGTTCTGTGAATTGTGTAAAATGTACTTGCCTCGCAGTGAAAACAGTGAAAGGGCGATAGCACTTCATTGTTCGACTAGAAGTCATCTTAAGCG gTATGTTCGTGATAACGATGACAAGGCGTTACGAAGACAAGCTGAAAGAATACATCTACAATCATCGTCATCTACCAATACCATCACACCTAATGCTGTAAATAGCACAGAAAATGCAAAATCTCCAACCAGTTCTGAACCGCCATCCACAAATAATACACTACCAACACCTACAACTGATGGTACCGATGCTACGGAATCTAGTAAGCCGATTGAACAGAAAGGAAATGTTGAGCCTGAGAAAAGTATGAAAGATAGTAAAAATGGACAAGCCGAAgaagatgatgatgatgattatcAAGGCGATAGCAGTGATAAGTTGTGGGATGATGTTGATAAAGATTTGGGTGACATCCTAAGGGAAACAGAAGCAGGAGGTAAATCTAGTGACGACGAAGATTCTCGTTACGATCGTTTCCGTAATTCAGATAAGAAACAACAGCATTCTGGCAAGGATAAGGATAGAGATAATGAAAAGAACGAAATAGACGAGAAAGAAAGTATAAAGAAACAAGAagtgaaagtaaaaattgaaaaaatagatATGTAA